From a single Ammospiza nelsoni isolate bAmmNel1 chromosome 11, bAmmNel1.pri, whole genome shotgun sequence genomic region:
- the DNAJB8 gene encoding dnaJ homolog subfamily B member 8, which yields MVDYYRVLGLQKNASQDAIKKSYHKLALKWHPDKNPKNKEEAEKKFKEIVEAYETLSDPQKRLFYDKSLDEIRIRRERTPTSYNSFFDPQHGFSHQDEFFGGMYPFSCIFLNPFDIRINGENWQTSSGSRGRPREPFVQRNSFCSSGHPTTFFAENSSGPYGLRTVITTTEVINGKTITTRKIFEDGQETKEVEEDGQLKSVIINGRDYLNS from the coding sequence ATGGTAGATTACTACAGGGTCCTTGGACTGCAAAAAAATGCCTCACAGGATGCTATCAAGAAATCCTACCACAAACTGGCACTAAAATGGCATCCTGATAAGAATCCCAAAAACAAGGAGGAAGCTGAgaagaaattcaaagaaattgTTGAAGCATATGAGACTTTGTCCGACCCTCAGAAGCGATTGTTCTATGACAAGTCTCTTGATGAGATCAGAATCCGCAGAGAGAGAACTCCGACGAGTTATAACAGCTTCTTTGACCCTCAACATGGATTCTCCCATCAAGACGAGTTCTTTGGAGGCATGTATCcattttcatgtattttcttGAACCCTTTTGACATCAGAATCAATGGTGAGAACTGGCAGACCAGCAGTGGAAGTAGAGGAAGGCCCAGGGAGCCGTTTGTGCAACGGAATTCATTCTGTTCCAGCGGGCACCCCACCACCTTCTTTGCTGAAAACTCATCTGGGCCATATGGTCTCAGAACAGTGATAACCACTACTGAAGTGATCAATGGCAAGACTATCACCACCCGGAAAATCTTTGAGGATGGGCAGGAGACAAAGGAAGTGGAAGAGGATGGCCAGCTGAAGTCTGTAATAATCAACGGGAGAGACTACCTGAATTCCTAA